The Primulina tabacum isolate GXHZ01 chromosome 7, ASM2559414v2, whole genome shotgun sequence genome includes a window with the following:
- the LOC142550845 gene encoding uncharacterized protein LOC142550845 isoform X2, with the protein MAPGHKGRKGKEVVQESEAPNVRGLNETDWGRRGRRPRGEARNVNVEHEVDQLTRGMGEMELVISRFQNMRPPRFFGNEDGEKAIAWLKSMKCLFNMLEYTPELQLKLAICQLKDRAQLWWETTEKALKESGERVTWDVFCAQFAREYSPPSYYSAKEAEFNRLTQGNMTVVEYASQFSALLAYVPHVASSDRNKLSHFMQGLNRTICTLVVAGAPVNYADAVEKAKNVEASLLLAEPQSVQPGIPQSFGGNVPMPVGAPLYRPLLPYQPSQSYQQPKQQNFNAKGKQFKKQTRSSSSSSGSQRGSSVGSPGGVFFDRCGGKHFSTQCTGVHGSCNIYGQVGHYARVCPNAASQQFQQPQFGQGFRGQATRPFVPTQSFQQSSYPQPRDSVQQRFPGPQQARVHALTQDQVQDAPGGVIAGHSRGFDASGGASASGTQ; encoded by the exons ATGGCACCGGGACATAAGGGTAGAAAAGGAAAGGAAGTTGTTCAGGAATCTGAAGCTCCTAATGTGAGAGGACTTAACGAGACTGATTGGGGAAGACGAGGTCGTCGTCCTCGTGGTGAAGCACGAAATGTTAACGTTGAGCATGAAGTGGATCAGTTGACTAGAGGGATGGGTGAAATGGAACTAGTGATATCTCGATTTCAGAATATGCGTCCTCCTCGATTCTTTGGGAATGAAGATGGTGAGAAAGCTATAGCATGGCTAAAAAGTATGAAGTGTTTGTTTAATATGTTGGAGTACACTCCTGAATTGCAGCTTAAGTTGGCTATTTGTCAATTAAAAGACCGAGCTCAGTTATGGTGGGAAACTACTGAAAAAGCTTTGAAAGAATCAGGTGAAAGagttacttgggatgtattttgcGCTCAGTTTGCTCGAGAGTATTCACCGCCTTCGTACTATTCGGCCAAGGAAGCTGAATTCAATAGATTGACTCAAGGTAATATGACTGTAGTGGAGTATGCCTCTCAATTTTCAGCGCTTCTTGCCTATGTTCCTCATGTTGCTAGCAGTGATCGGAACAAGCTATCGCATTTTATGCAAGGATTGAATCGAACCATTTGCACTTTAGTAGTCGCTGGAGCACCTGTTAATTATGCCGATGCTGTAGAGAAAGCCAAGAATGTGGAGGCAAGTCTACTTTTAGCAGAACCACAGTCGGTTCAACCAGGTATTCCTCAGAGTTTCGGGGGCAATGTGCCGATGCCAGTTGGTGCACCATTATACCGTCCTTTACTGCCGTATCAGCCTTCGCAGTCTTATCAACAACCAAAGCAGCAAAATTTTAATGCCaaaggaaaacagttcaagaaacaGACTCGTAGCAGTTCTTCTAGTTCCGGCAGTCAGCGTGGAAGTTCAGTTGGGTCCCCAGGTGGAGTATTCTTTGATCGTTGTGGTGGTAAGCATTTCAGCACTCAGTGTACGGGAGTTCATGGATCTTGTAATATCTATGGGCAAGTTGGACAttatgctagagtatgtccgaaTGCAGCAAGTCAACAATTTCAGCAACCTCAGTTTGGTCAGGGTTTTAGAGGACAAGCAACTAGACCTTTTGTACCGACTCAGTCTTTTCAGCAGTCTAGCTATCCTCAGCCTAGAGATTCGGTACAGCAGCGTTTTCCAGGGccacagcaggctcgagttcaTGCTTTAACCCAGGATCAAGTTCAAGACGCACCGGGCGGAGTTATCGCAG gtcattccaggggttttgacgcgtctggtggagcgtcagcgaGTGGTACCCAATAG
- the LOC142551225 gene encoding E3 ubiquitin-protein ligase PRT1-like, with product MESKEDYAELECEEFPDEFQCCVCLDIMYKPVVLACGHISCFWCVFKAMETFRESHCPVCRSPYNHFPRICKLLHFLLLKFYPAAYARRGRQVAEEEKECGHASPQFDDTLIDSDSHELTDVQDTSSALLKAATVEPKAKHGSDDSSVRDSLEKPFPGEDNVDSIPTTLKSQTTSYQSRHENYLAAQNDTNEILKLFPVSVFECAVCKNLLYRPVVLNCGHVYCDACINSQHHNVCRCPGCQCPHPNGFPNVCLVLEHFLEKHFPTEHSARGESVAKVQRASTSGCLTENQGHAGKHSKVPTDVYSSWWSSPSFNGPKVHPGVGCDYCGMSPIIGERYRCKDCVEKIGFDLCEGCYNSSSKLPGRFNQQHTQDHKFVIVEPYYLRDLILSLGAEEYEGSDIGGSNPDNLEVVFRVPSYSNDAFEDQVETPTSLQSSDDGPDNLQDEMASQDPLNDPSDDQGDHET from the exons atggaGAGCAAAGAAGATTATGCCGAATTAGAGTGCGAGGAATTTCCGGATGAATTTCAGTGTTGCGTGTGCCT GGATATCATGTACAAACCTGTTGTCCTGG CTTGTGGACACATTTCATGCTTTTGGTGTGTATTCAAGGCGATGGAAACTTTCCGGGAATCACACTGTCCGGTCTGTCGCAGCCCATACAATCATTTTCCAAGGATATGTAAATTGCTGCATTTCTTACTTCTAAAGTTTTATCCAGCAGCCTATGCAAGAAGGGGAAGACAAGTTGCTG aagaagaaaaagagtGTGGGCATGCATCTCCACAGTTTGATGATACTTTAATTGATTCTGATTCCCATGAATTGACTGATGTTCAAGACACCTCTTCTGCACTTCTGAAAGCTGCCACAGTCGAGCCTAAGGCCAAACATGGAAGTGATGATTCATCGGTTCGAGATTCCTTGGAAAAACCTTTTCCCGGTGAAGATAATGTTGATTCTATCCCAACAACTTTGAAATCCCAAACTACTAGCTACCAGTCCAGGCACGAGAATTATCTGGCTGCACAAAATGATACAAATGAAATACTCAAGCTGTTCCCTGTGTCTGTTTTTGAGTGTGCTGTGTGCAAGAATCTATTGTATCGTCCCGTGGTTCTTAATTGTGGCCATG tttattgtgatgcttgtATAAATAGTCAACATCACAATGTCTGTAGATGCCCAGGGTGTCAATGCCCCCATCCAAATGGGTTTCCAAATGTCTGTTTGGTACTAGAGCATTTCTTGGAAAAGCATTTTCCCACAGAACATTCGGCAAGAGGAGAATCTGTTGCTAAAGTTCAGCGTGCTAGCACATCAGGAT GTTTGACAGAAAATCAGGGGCATGCTGGTAAACACTCAAAAGTTCCTACAGATGTTTACTCATCTTGGTGGTCTAGTCCATCTTTCAATGGGCCAAAAGTTCATCCTGGAGTTGGCTGTGATTACTGTGGG ATGTCTCCCATTATTGGCGAGCGATACAGATGCAAAGATTGTGTTGAGAAAATAGGCTTTGACCTCTGTGAAGGTTGCTATAACAGTTCCTCAAAGCTTCCGGGTCGATTTAACCAGCAGCATACTCAAGATCACAAGTTTGTAATCGTGGAACCGTATTATCTGCGAGATTTAATACTTAGTCTTGGAGCAGAAGAATATGAAGGGTCTGACATTGGTGGCAGTAACCCAGACAATCTTGAAGTAGTTTTCAGGGTGCCCAGTTATTCAAATGATGCTTTCGAGGATCAAGTTGAGACTCCGACTTCTCTCCAATCATCAGATGATGGTCCAGATAATCTACAAGATGAAATGGCATCCCAGGATCCATTGAACGATCCTTCAGATGATCAAGGGGACCATGAAACTTGA
- the LOC142551227 gene encoding protein-S-isoprenylcysteine O-methyltransferase A-like isoform X1, with protein sequence MLMHIYDDIEPLIPSLVSYFSSMISDTIFFTMCRQLLQMFLAIIFFHCSEYILAISIHGKNNVTLKSLLISKNYVLAMVFSLIEYLVEIYFFPELKERWLLSNIGLAMVVFGEIIRKLAIITAGRSFTHLIKIHHEEHHVLIRHGVYRYLRHPSYCGFLIWSVGTQIMVCNPLSTLAFAFVVWRFFQQRIPYEEFFLRQFFGLEYEEYTDQTFSGIPFIK encoded by the exons ATGTTAATGCATATTTACGATGACATAGAGCCGTTGATTCCATCGCTGGTATCTTACTTCTCTTCAATGATTTCAG ATACCATCTTCTTCACAATGTGCCGGCAGTTATTGCAAATGTTCTTAGCTATAATCTTCTTCCATTGTTCTGAATATATTCTTGCCATTTCCATTCATGGGAAAAACAATGTAACCCTCAAGTCTCTTTTAATCAGCAAAAACTACGTATTAGCAATGGTCTTTTCCTTGATTGAGTATTTggtagaaatttattttttccctGAGCTGAAGGAACGCTGGTTACTAAGCAACATAGGCCTCGCCATGGTGGTTTTTGGAGAAATTATACGAAAGTTGGCTATAATTACAGCCGGTAGATCCTTTACTCATCTCATAAAGATTCATCACGAGGAGCATCATGTATTGATAAGACATGGAGTATATAGGTACCTTCGGCATCCAAGTTACTGCGGGTTCTTGATTTGGTCAGTTGGTACTCAAATCATGGTTTGTAATCCGCTATCGACTCTGGCATTTGCATTCGTCGTTTGGCGTTTTTTCCAGCAGCGAATACCATACGAGGAGTTCTTCTTGAGACAGTTTTTTGGATTGGAGTACGAGGAATATACTGATCAAACTTTTTCTGGAATCCCTTTTATCAAATGA
- the LOC142551227 gene encoding protein-S-isoprenylcysteine O-methyltransferase A-like isoform X2 — MTDTIFFTMCRQLLQMFLAIIFFHCSEYILAISIHGKNNVTLKSLLISKNYVLAMVFSLIEYLVEIYFFPELKERWLLSNIGLAMVVFGEIIRKLAIITAGRSFTHLIKIHHEEHHVLIRHGVYRYLRHPSYCGFLIWSVGTQIMVCNPLSTLAFAFVVWRFFQQRIPYEEFFLRQFFGLEYEEYTDQTFSGIPFIK; from the coding sequence ATGACAGATACCATCTTCTTCACAATGTGCCGGCAGTTATTGCAAATGTTCTTAGCTATAATCTTCTTCCATTGTTCTGAATATATTCTTGCCATTTCCATTCATGGGAAAAACAATGTAACCCTCAAGTCTCTTTTAATCAGCAAAAACTACGTATTAGCAATGGTCTTTTCCTTGATTGAGTATTTggtagaaatttattttttccctGAGCTGAAGGAACGCTGGTTACTAAGCAACATAGGCCTCGCCATGGTGGTTTTTGGAGAAATTATACGAAAGTTGGCTATAATTACAGCCGGTAGATCCTTTACTCATCTCATAAAGATTCATCACGAGGAGCATCATGTATTGATAAGACATGGAGTATATAGGTACCTTCGGCATCCAAGTTACTGCGGGTTCTTGATTTGGTCAGTTGGTACTCAAATCATGGTTTGTAATCCGCTATCGACTCTGGCATTTGCATTCGTCGTTTGGCGTTTTTTCCAGCAGCGAATACCATACGAGGAGTTCTTCTTGAGACAGTTTTTTGGATTGGAGTACGAGGAATATACTGATCAAACTTTTTCTGGAATCCCTTTTATCAAATGA
- the LOC142550845 gene encoding uncharacterized protein LOC142550845 isoform X1, which produces MAPGHKGRKGKEVVQESEAPNVRGLNETDWGRRGRRPRGEARNVNVEHEVDQLTRGMGEMELVISRFQNMRPPRFFGNEDGEKAIAWLKSMKCLFNMLEYTPELQLKLAICQLKDRAQLWWETTEKALKESGERVTWDVFCAQFAREYSPPSYYSAKEAEFNRLTQGNMTVVEYASQFSALLAYVPHVASSDRNKLSHFMQGLNRTICTLVVAGAPVNYADAVEKAKNVEASLLLAEPQSVQPGIPQSFGGNVPMPVGAPLYRPLLPYQPSQSYQQPKQQNFNAKGKQFKKQTRSSSSSSGSQRGSSVGSPGGVFFDRCGGKHFSTQCTGVHGSCNIYGQVGHYARVCPNAASQQFQQPQFGQGFRGQATRPFVPTQSFQQSSYPQPRDSVQQRFPGPQQARVHALTQDQVQDAPGGVIAAGHSRGFDASGGASASGTQ; this is translated from the exons ATGGCACCGGGACATAAGGGTAGAAAAGGAAAGGAAGTTGTTCAGGAATCTGAAGCTCCTAATGTGAGAGGACTTAACGAGACTGATTGGGGAAGACGAGGTCGTCGTCCTCGTGGTGAAGCACGAAATGTTAACGTTGAGCATGAAGTGGATCAGTTGACTAGAGGGATGGGTGAAATGGAACTAGTGATATCTCGATTTCAGAATATGCGTCCTCCTCGATTCTTTGGGAATGAAGATGGTGAGAAAGCTATAGCATGGCTAAAAAGTATGAAGTGTTTGTTTAATATGTTGGAGTACACTCCTGAATTGCAGCTTAAGTTGGCTATTTGTCAATTAAAAGACCGAGCTCAGTTATGGTGGGAAACTACTGAAAAAGCTTTGAAAGAATCAGGTGAAAGagttacttgggatgtattttgcGCTCAGTTTGCTCGAGAGTATTCACCGCCTTCGTACTATTCGGCCAAGGAAGCTGAATTCAATAGATTGACTCAAGGTAATATGACTGTAGTGGAGTATGCCTCTCAATTTTCAGCGCTTCTTGCCTATGTTCCTCATGTTGCTAGCAGTGATCGGAACAAGCTATCGCATTTTATGCAAGGATTGAATCGAACCATTTGCACTTTAGTAGTCGCTGGAGCACCTGTTAATTATGCCGATGCTGTAGAGAAAGCCAAGAATGTGGAGGCAAGTCTACTTTTAGCAGAACCACAGTCGGTTCAACCAGGTATTCCTCAGAGTTTCGGGGGCAATGTGCCGATGCCAGTTGGTGCACCATTATACCGTCCTTTACTGCCGTATCAGCCTTCGCAGTCTTATCAACAACCAAAGCAGCAAAATTTTAATGCCaaaggaaaacagttcaagaaacaGACTCGTAGCAGTTCTTCTAGTTCCGGCAGTCAGCGTGGAAGTTCAGTTGGGTCCCCAGGTGGAGTATTCTTTGATCGTTGTGGTGGTAAGCATTTCAGCACTCAGTGTACGGGAGTTCATGGATCTTGTAATATCTATGGGCAAGTTGGACAttatgctagagtatgtccgaaTGCAGCAAGTCAACAATTTCAGCAACCTCAGTTTGGTCAGGGTTTTAGAGGACAAGCAACTAGACCTTTTGTACCGACTCAGTCTTTTCAGCAGTCTAGCTATCCTCAGCCTAGAGATTCGGTACAGCAGCGTTTTCCAGGGccacagcaggctcgagttcaTGCTTTAACCCAGGATCAAGTTCAAGACGCACCGGGCGGAGTTATCGCAG caggtcattccaggggttttgacgcgtctggtggagcgtcagcgaGTGGTACCCAATAG